A window of the Thalassospira indica genome harbors these coding sequences:
- a CDS encoding HNH endonuclease, with amino-acid sequence MHLSPNACPALVLNADFRPLSYFPLSLWSWQDTLKAVFLERVDVLSEYDREVRSPSFKMRLPSVISLKEYVPLKSSPAFTRFNVFLRDEFSCQYCGDRLPTNELTFDHVIPRARGGRTNWENIVTACSDCNLFKGSRSVREAGLRLRRTPGQPSMHELQTTGRRFPPNYLHESWRDFLYWDTELEYDF; translated from the coding sequence ATGCATTTATCGCCCAATGCGTGTCCGGCACTTGTTCTTAACGCCGATTTTCGGCCGTTGAGCTACTTCCCGCTATCTCTTTGGTCATGGCAGGATACGCTCAAGGCAGTCTTTCTTGAACGCGTCGATGTTCTGTCCGAATACGACCGCGAAGTACGTTCTCCTTCCTTTAAAATGCGCCTGCCGAGTGTCATCTCGCTCAAGGAGTATGTCCCGCTCAAAAGCAGCCCGGCCTTCACCCGGTTTAACGTCTTTTTGCGTGATGAATTTTCCTGTCAGTATTGCGGTGACCGCCTGCCGACAAATGAACTGACCTTTGATCATGTGATCCCGCGCGCACGCGGTGGGCGCACCAATTGGGAAAACATCGTCACAGCCTGTTCGGACTGCAACCTGTTTAAGGGCAGTCGATCGGTGCGCGAGGCGGGCCTGCGACTGCGCAGGACGCCGGGACAGCCCTCGATGCACGAACTCCAGACCACAGGACGCCGTTTCCCGCCAAACTATCTTCACGAAAGTTGGCGGGATTTTTTATACTGGGATACCGAACTGGAATACGATTTCTAA
- the rpmB gene encoding 50S ribosomal protein L28 — MARRCPVSGKGVLVGMNVSHAHNRTKRRFLPNLQPTSLLSESLGRSVRLRLTTNAVRTIEKRGGLDAYLLSTANAKLPADLVKIKRQVAKAVEAKAA; from the coding sequence ATGGCACGTCGCTGCCCGGTATCCGGCAAAGGCGTTTTGGTCGGCATGAATGTGAGCCACGCCCACAATCGTACCAAACGTCGTTTCCTCCCGAACCTGCAGCCGACCTCGCTGCTTAGTGAGTCGCTCGGTCGTTCGGTGCGTCTGCGTCTGACCACCAATGCTGTCCGCACCATCGAAAAACGTGGTGGTCTGGATGCGTATCTGCTCAGCACTGCAAATGCAAAGCTGCCGGCAGATTTGGTGAAAATCAAACGCCAGGTCGCCAAAGCTGTTGAAGCAAAAGCTGCCTAA